The Campylobacter sp. CN_NE2 region TAGTGTGGCACGGAAACTATGTCAAATACTGCGAAATGGCGCGGTGTGCGTTTTTGCGCGAGATCGGCTACACTTATATCGATATGAAAAATGACGGATACGCTTATCCGATTGTGAAAATGGATTTTAAATTTGTGCGTCCTGCGATGTTTGATGATGAAATTTGTGTTGAAGTAGAATTGAGCGAATTTGAAAGCTTACTTAAATTTAAATACACCATAAAAAACGCTGATACGGGCGAAATTTTATGCAAGGCAACCACTGCCCAAGCAGCGGTAAATTTAGAAAATATGGAAACCTGCTTTTATCTACCTGAGATTTTAAAAGAAAAATTAAAGGGACTAAAATAAAATTGGATAAACATATAAATTTGGTGGGCAAGGATACCCACCCTACGGTCCTTAAATAAAAATTCACCTGCAACCACCGAACCAACTATCACCGTGCGTGCAATCAGATTTTTTAGATTGAGTTTGTTTCTTCGAGGCTGTTTTCTTTTGAGTCACTTTTTTTTGACCTAGTTTCTTTTTCAATTGCTCATTCTCATATTTTAGTTTATCGTTTTCTTCCATTAGCTGATCAACAGCCTCTCGCCATTTTGCACTATTTTCTGCAAGTTGTGCTTCGCAACTATCTGCCATAGCAAATGAAGCAGAACCCATTAATAAGCCTAATGCTAAACCAACTTTTACAAAACTTTTTGTCATTTTTGACTCCTTGTAGAAAATTTTATAAAAAATTATCCATAATTTTACCCCCCCCCCCCCCTAATAAAAACTTAAATTTTCAATTTTTTTTGAAAAAAATGAAAAATTTGATGATTTTTTCTAAATTTTGATAAAAAAATAGAGAATTTAAAAAATATTTTGTGTTTTTTTGTCAAAGAAGTTTATGAAATAGATTTAAAACGAATTCTCTCAATAGGTTTTTCGATGAATTTATAAGCTAAAAGTCCGAATAAAAATGAAGAAATAATCATAAAAGTTATGTTTAGTTCATCAAATTTCCACATACAGATACAATAAAACAGTGCGTGGTTTAAAAATATGTGATAGCTTAAAGCCCCGCAAACGCTATTAAATTTGGCTTTAAATTTGATTTGTGATAGCTCATAAACAAGCGGAATGCCGACTAATACGGCAAAAGGTAATTCAAAAGAAACAGCATCACAATAATATATATTTACAATAAGTTCTATAAACAATATAGCCCACCAAATTCTAAGTTCTTTTAGTTTCTTTTCTCTGATTAATTTGCCTATATAAAAAACAAAAAACACTCCCCAAAAATATCTATAATCCCACATATAAATCATTTCATTATCTATAAGCACCAAATTTGATATAGTGAAAATAATAAATGAAATAATGGCTAAAATTTTCATAAATTTCTCTTTTTTCAGGGCAAATAAAAGCGCAAAGATAAAATAAATTTGGACTTCAAGAGCTAATGAAAAAGCAGGCGGTAAAATTATATCACTCTTATCATTGACTACACTTACTACTCCAATATCAAATATTAGATTGTAATTTAACGGAATAAGCGTAAAATGTGCGAGTGTCCTTAATAAGGTTGTTCTAAATTCCCAAAAACCACTAAAATAAAAAAATAAAAATGCTAAACTTATATAAAGGAAAAACACAGGATAAATGCGTAAAAATCTATCTTTAAGATATTCTTTTGGAGAGTATAAATTTAGTAATTTTGTGCTAACAGAACCTGCTAAAATATAAAAAATAAATACACAAAATGGACCAAAATTTATCAATGGTTTATCAAGTATGTGATGAAACATTACACCACAAGCTAAAATAAGTCGCAAATATCCTATCATTTTTTAAAAATCCTTTGTGAAATGTTACTTTTTGAAACTTAAAAATTATTTATATTAAAGTTGCTAACAAGTTTAAAATTTCGGCGCAGTATCTAAGATTGCGTTAGCGTGAAATTTTAAATTTTAAAAGAAATTTGACCCAAAATAGCACTTTTACAAAATTTAGCAATATTTATTTTATGAGTTATAGTAAAATTAATAAATTTTTTTGATTATCAAGGAATAAAATGAGAATTTTGCTTTCGTTTTTGGCATTTTGTGGTTTGGTTTTTGGCTTGGAAGTGGGCGAGTTAAATCTCAAAACCGACAACATAAGCGGTAAATTTAACGAAGAGATGATTTTGGGCGGATTTGACGAGCCGATTAAAAGTAGTGGCGAGTTTGAAATAAAAAACAAAGAGCTTATTTGGCATATAAAAGAACCGCTCGAAAGTAGCGTTAAAATCGCACAAAATGGCATTTTTAGCCTAGAAAACGGCAAATGGGAACTGCAAAAAAACTCACTCATGGATAAAGAGCTTTTTTTGGCGATTTTTTCTTTGGATTTTGGCGTTTTGCAAAAAGATTTTGACATTTCGCTAAGTGGCGAAAGTGGCGCATGGGAGCTAAATTTAAGCCCAAAAGGGACGCTTTTTAAAGAAATTTTTAAAAACATTATCATAAAAGGTGGCGAAATGGTGCGAGAAATCGCCATTACTAACGCGCAGGGCGATGAAACAAGGACTTTGTTTAGCGATGTTAAATAAAGCCGTTTTTGCCATAACTTTTGCCATAATGAGCGTTTTTATCGCTTTGAATTTGGGCAAAATAAATTCCGATATTTACGGCTTAATCGGGTTCGATAAAGAAAGCAAGGAAATTTTTACCAACCTAAATAATAGTTTAAGAGATGAGATAATTTTTGCTTCAAATGATAAAATGAAATTTGAAAATTTTATCGCAGAGTGCGAAAATAGCGGGATTTTTAGCGAAATTTTATATAAGATAAATTCGATAAAAGATTATCAAAAAGAGCTTGAAATTTACAAAATCGCACTTTTGGACGATGAGAGCGTAAATTTACTCGAAAACGATGCTACTGCCTTTTTTGCGCGAAGTCAGGCGGATTTTTTCAATAAATTTAAGCCGTTAAGTGCTTCGCAGGATTTTTTTTCATTGACTCTTCACTCAGAGATTTTAAAAGGCGGCGGCGGGATTAAATTTGATATGAGTGAAAATCGATTTTAC contains the following coding sequences:
- a CDS encoding acyl-CoA thioesterase; translated protein: MKKSYKFRVEFYDTDSMGVVWHGNYVKYCEMARCAFLREIGYTYIDMKNDGYAYPIVKMDFKFVRPAMFDDEICVEVELSEFESLLKFKYTIKNADTGEILCKATTAQAAVNLENMETCFYLPEILKEKLKGLK
- a CDS encoding acyltransferase family protein, which encodes MIGYLRLILACGVMFHHILDKPLINFGPFCVFIFYILAGSVSTKLLNLYSPKEYLKDRFLRIYPVFFLYISLAFLFFYFSGFWEFRTTLLRTLAHFTLIPLNYNLIFDIGVVSVVNDKSDIILPPAFSLALEVQIYFIFALLFALKKEKFMKILAIISFIIFTISNLVLIDNEMIYMWDYRYFWGVFFVFYIGKLIREKKLKELRIWWAILFIELIVNIYYCDAVSFELPFAVLVGIPLVYELSQIKFKAKFNSVCGALSYHIFLNHALFYCICMWKFDELNITFMIISSFLFGLLAYKFIEKPIERIRFKSIS
- a CDS encoding LolA family protein, producing the protein MRILLSFLAFCGLVFGLEVGELNLKTDNISGKFNEEMILGGFDEPIKSSGEFEIKNKELIWHIKEPLESSVKIAQNGIFSLENGKWELQKNSLMDKELFLAIFSLDFGVLQKDFDISLSGESGAWELNLSPKGTLFKEIFKNIIIKGGEMVREIAITNAQGDETRTLFSDVK